From Syntrophorhabdaceae bacterium, a single genomic window includes:
- a CDS encoding diguanylate cyclase codes for AERLKQALDEALPIPCGNQDVFHPSLSMGIAAMKAGQTPETLVQAADRAMYRAKSSGKNCISE; via the coding sequence CGCAGAGAGGCTTAAACAGGCGCTCGATGAGGCGCTTCCTATTCCCTGCGGCAATCAGGATGTCTTTCACCCGTCGCTTTCCATGGGGATAGCGGCGATGAAGGCCGGCCAGACACCCGAGACGCTCGTTCAGGCAGCCGATAGAGCAATGTATCGGGCGAAGAGTAGCGGCAAGAATTGCATTTCCGAATAA
- a CDS encoding ferritin family protein, whose amino-acid sequence MKIFNADDIIQFAIRVEEDGETLYRKVAETVKDKDVRELFLFLAGQEVTHKAVFQQMLSGIETLPPAETYDGEYVSYLNDYIDGKVIFTDKVKGEAISTGKDTLSAITFALKREADSILYYQEAKRFIAQKYHNAVDKIIDEERKHFVKLSELRKKYT is encoded by the coding sequence ATGAAGATTTTCAACGCCGATGACATCATTCAATTTGCCATAAGAGTGGAGGAGGACGGGGAAACCCTGTATCGCAAGGTAGCTGAAACCGTGAAGGATAAAGATGTGCGTGAGCTCTTTCTCTTCCTTGCAGGCCAGGAGGTCACGCACAAAGCCGTATTCCAGCAGATGCTCTCCGGGATAGAGACGCTGCCACCGGCAGAAACATATGACGGTGAGTACGTTTCCTACCTCAACGACTACATTGACGGTAAAGTGATCTTTACGGATAAAGTGAAAGGCGAGGCGATTTCCACGGGGAAAGATACTTTATCGGCCATTACGTTTGCCCTCAAGCGGGAAGCCGATTCAATCCTTTACTATCAAGAGGCTAAGCGATTTATCGCTCAGAAATACCATAATGCTGTGGACAAGATTATCGATGAGGAACGCAAACACTTCGTGAAACTCTCCGAGCTCAGGAAAAAGTACACGTAA
- a CDS encoding cyclic nucleotide-binding domain-containing protein produces MNKFRPLEDIQSVLPILSEIAIWGGVSEEQRDKIFKRLETGVFKKGEYVFQKGDEPSYIYIVRNGKIGLLIGQGEVNLEKTILTAGACFGVASLMAMQRHTSTAVALEESEVMALSRQSLLKLRHDDVELFVLLMMNIARELARRLKLTDDILLQYMCEHRDASQ; encoded by the coding sequence ATGAACAAGTTCAGACCACTGGAAGACATTCAATCCGTTCTGCCGATTCTATCGGAAATCGCGATATGGGGCGGTGTCTCCGAAGAGCAACGCGACAAGATCTTCAAAAGGCTTGAGACAGGCGTGTTCAAAAAAGGAGAGTATGTCTTTCAAAAAGGGGACGAGCCATCATACATCTACATCGTGAGAAACGGGAAGATCGGTCTTTTGATCGGTCAGGGAGAGGTCAATCTTGAAAAGACTATCTTAACGGCCGGTGCCTGCTTCGGCGTAGCCTCTCTGATGGCCATGCAAAGGCACACGTCCACTGCCGTAGCCCTCGAAGAAAGCGAGGTAATGGCTCTCTCAAGGCAGTCTCTCCTTAAGTTGAGACACGATGACGTGGAGCTCTTCGTTCTTCTCATGATGAATATCGCACGTGAGCTCGCTCGTCGGCTCAAACTTACAGACGACATCCTGCTCCAGTATATGTGCGAGCACAGGGATGCGTCGCAGTGA
- a CDS encoding TSUP family transporter, producing the protein MIEIWILCGFAFTAGFIDSVAGGGGLIQLPALLVFMPQLSVATLLGTNKFASIAGTSVASAQYARHIEIQWKATLPATCAALVFSFVGARAASIIDPKVMRPLVLFMLVAIAFYTFIQKDFGNLHAPRLNAARQYAVSICMGVVIGFYDGFFGPGTGSFLIFIFIGVFGFNFLAASASSKIINFATNLSAVLYFGFTNHIFYKAAVFMALCNMLGSLAGTRLAILKGNRFVRVFFLVMVTALIIKVGYDVFH; encoded by the coding sequence ATGATTGAAATCTGGATACTCTGCGGATTTGCATTCACCGCCGGTTTCATCGATTCGGTGGCCGGAGGAGGGGGGCTCATACAACTCCCGGCGCTCCTCGTCTTTATGCCCCAGCTATCCGTGGCCACGCTTCTCGGCACCAATAAATTTGCTTCTATCGCCGGTACCTCCGTGGCGTCTGCTCAGTACGCGCGCCACATCGAAATCCAATGGAAAGCCACCCTTCCTGCCACGTGCGCGGCACTCGTTTTTTCGTTCGTGGGGGCGAGAGCGGCAAGCATCATCGATCCTAAGGTCATGCGGCCACTCGTCCTCTTCATGCTCGTGGCAATCGCATTCTACACCTTCATACAGAAGGATTTCGGTAACCTGCACGCCCCGAGACTGAACGCGGCAAGGCAGTACGCCGTGAGCATCTGTATGGGTGTGGTGATCGGTTTTTATGACGGATTTTTCGGACCAGGCACGGGCAGTTTTCTCATCTTCATCTTCATCGGGGTCTTCGGGTTTAACTTTCTTGCCGCCTCAGCCTCTTCCAAGATCATCAATTTTGCCACAAATTTGTCAGCCGTGCTCTACTTCGGATTTACCAATCACATATTTTACAAAGCAGCCGTTTTCATGGCGCTTTGCAATATGCTCGGTTCTTTAGCGGGGACGAGACTCGCCATTCTCAAAGGCAACCGGTTTGTGAGAGTCTTCTTTCTGGTCATGGTTACGGCTTTGATTATCAAGGTCGGATATGATGTGTTTCACTGA
- a CDS encoding branched-chain amino acid aminotransferase: MDIEVKKIKKSKIDKINFDKLEFGVDFSDHMFTVHYAGGAWGTPAIMPYGEIKVEPSLCSLHYGQVVFEGLKAFRTVNGKINLFRPDKYHERFNRSNKRLCIPFIPYELFIDGIRELVRLDQAWIPDKKGCSLYIRPFVFASDNFLGVRVSYTYNFMIITSPVGAYYKEGINPVKLITSGGYVRAVKGGLGDVKTPANYAASLLPGEEAKKKGFTQVLWLDAAENRYIEEVGTMNIMFVIDGKLITPPLEGSILPGVTRDSVISLANHWGVTVEERQIAIDEVFAAAKNNTLEEVFGTGTAAVISPVGWIHHKGEMITIHSGEIGPLSQKLYDEITGMQYGEKPDLFGWCLTV, from the coding sequence GTGGACATTGAAGTGAAGAAAATAAAAAAGAGCAAGATAGACAAGATCAACTTTGATAAGCTCGAATTCGGTGTGGATTTCTCCGATCATATGTTTACCGTGCATTATGCCGGGGGCGCATGGGGTACACCTGCGATTATGCCCTACGGCGAGATCAAGGTAGAGCCGAGCCTGTGTTCGCTTCATTATGGACAGGTGGTCTTTGAAGGCCTCAAAGCCTTCAGGACGGTGAACGGTAAGATTAACTTGTTTCGTCCCGACAAATATCACGAGCGTTTCAACAGGTCCAATAAGCGTCTCTGCATACCTTTTATCCCGTATGAGCTCTTCATTGACGGCATCCGGGAACTCGTGCGCCTGGATCAGGCCTGGATACCCGACAAAAAAGGCTGCTCCCTCTACATACGCCCCTTTGTCTTCGCATCGGATAACTTTCTCGGCGTCAGGGTGTCCTATACCTATAACTTCATGATCATTACCTCGCCCGTGGGCGCGTACTACAAAGAAGGCATCAATCCGGTCAAGCTCATTACATCGGGCGGATACGTCCGCGCAGTCAAGGGCGGGTTAGGAGATGTGAAAACGCCTGCCAATTACGCGGCGTCTCTTCTGCCAGGTGAAGAGGCGAAGAAAAAGGGCTTTACACAGGTGCTCTGGCTTGACGCCGCAGAGAACAGATATATCGAGGAAGTGGGCACCATGAATATTATGTTCGTCATCGACGGCAAACTTATTACGCCCCCACTTGAAGGCTCGATTCTGCCGGGCGTGACCCGCGATTCGGTGATTTCTCTTGCAAACCACTGGGGCGTGACGGTCGAAGAAAGACAGATCGCCATCGACGAGGTTTTTGCCGCAGCCAAAAATAACACCTTAGAGGAAGTCTTTGGAACCGGCACTGCAGCCGTTATTTCTCCAGTGGGATGGATCCACCATAAAGGCGAAATGATTACCATACACAGCGGTGAAATCGGTCCTTTGTCGCAGAAACTCTACGACGAGATTACCGGCATGCAGTACGGCGAAAAGCCGGATCTCTTCGGGTGGTGTCTTACCGTCTGA
- a CDS encoding DUF192 domain-containing protein produces the protein MAHAHEKSLWGVHVIGQCLRLNRGYAVCCLVLCLLVSGAVCLTERCRAQGDSDVTVIFSNGKGRELCRFRAELAMTDEEQMRGLMFRKNLSPDSGMLFVYRDDDTRFFWMKNTYIPLDMVFVGSDRHVKHVHYSAKPLDETPISSEIPVQYVFEIKAGRARTCNIRTDSVIEIERSPR, from the coding sequence ATGGCACATGCGCATGAAAAGAGCTTGTGGGGAGTGCACGTGATCGGTCAGTGCCTGCGATTGAATCGGGGCTATGCAGTCTGTTGTCTCGTCCTCTGCCTTTTGGTCTCAGGCGCGGTATGCCTCACGGAGCGCTGCCGCGCTCAGGGAGATAGCGACGTGACGGTGATTTTCTCAAACGGCAAAGGACGCGAGTTGTGCCGGTTCAGAGCGGAGCTCGCCATGACGGACGAAGAGCAGATGCGCGGACTCATGTTCCGCAAGAACTTATCACCTGATTCGGGTATGCTCTTCGTGTACAGGGATGACGACACGCGTTTCTTCTGGATGAAAAACACCTATATCCCCCTGGATATGGTCTTTGTGGGTAGTGACAGGCACGTCAAGCATGTGCACTACAGTGCTAAGCCCCTTGATGAGACGCCCATAAGCTCCGAGATTCCCGTCCAGTACGTGTTCGAGATCAAAGCGGGCAGGGCAAGAACATGTAACATCCGGACAGACTCCGTGATAGAGATCGAGCGGAGCCCGCGCTAA
- a CDS encoding cupredoxin domain-containing protein: MGIQRAFVLTCIVTVFLVVSVWGQGKQFVAVVDPDGVQRVQITAGNYFFDPSRITVKANVPVEMTIKKEPGVTPHDIILKAPEAGIDISQELSTEPATITFTPTQTGDYIFYCDKKFPLFKSHRDRGMEGLLTVVP, from the coding sequence ATGGGCATACAAAGGGCATTCGTCCTCACCTGTATTGTAACGGTTTTTCTCGTCGTATCAGTGTGGGGCCAGGGAAAACAGTTCGTTGCGGTAGTTGATCCGGACGGAGTGCAACGCGTTCAGATCACGGCCGGCAATTATTTCTTCGACCCGAGCCGGATCACCGTGAAGGCGAACGTGCCCGTGGAAATGACGATAAAGAAGGAACCGGGGGTCACTCCTCATGACATTATTCTCAAAGCCCCTGAAGCGGGCATAGACATCTCTCAGGAATTGAGTACGGAACCGGCTACAATCACCTTCACTCCCACTCAGACGGGTGATTACATCTTCTACTGCGACAAAAAGTTCCCCCTGTTCAAGAGCCATCGGGATAGAGGAATGGAAGGCCTGCTCACGGTTGTGCCTTAA